A region from the Salicibibacter cibarius genome encodes:
- a CDS encoding NifU N-terminal domain-containing protein: protein MNVQAEPTPNPNAMKFTADQTIFESSTSLKKGEETDHPTAKKLLVIEGVDNIFGINDFVTVNKTEDANWDDLLPEIEKAFED from the coding sequence ATGAATGTACAAGCCGAACCAACACCAAACCCGAATGCGATGAAGTTTACTGCTGACCAAACAATTTTCGAATCAAGCACTTCCTTGAAAAAAGGAGAAGAAACGGACCACCCGACCGCGAAAAAATTACTCGTGATTGAAGGTGTCGACAACATTTTCGGCATCAATGATTTCGTTACCGTCAATAAAACCGAAGATGCCAACTGGGATGATTTGTTGCCCGAAATTGAAAAAGCATTCGAAGACTAG
- a CDS encoding type II toxin-antitoxin system HicB family antitoxin, translating to MKKNRYIYPAIFQYADDGISVSFPDLPGCFSAGVDDEEALSMSKEAMALHLFGMEEDKDKIPEPTPTKQIKVDEGQSIVLIEVLMPPFRYEMWNQAVKKTLTIPKWMDDVAKDHQVNYSRLLQKALSDHLGIKENPYD from the coding sequence TTGAAAAAAAATCGTTATATTTATCCAGCCATTTTTCAATATGCGGACGATGGAATTTCCGTTTCTTTCCCTGATCTCCCCGGTTGTTTTTCTGCAGGCGTTGATGATGAAGAAGCATTGTCCATGTCCAAAGAAGCAATGGCGCTTCATCTATTTGGTATGGAAGAAGACAAAGATAAAATTCCTGAACCTACGCCAACCAAACAAATCAAAGTTGACGAGGGCCAATCGATTGTCCTCATCGAGGTTTTGATGCCTCCATTTCGTTATGAAATGTGGAATCAAGCTGTGAAAAAGACACTCACCATTCCGAAATGGATGGATGATGTTGCTAAAGATCACCAAGTGAATTATTCTCGTCTGCTCCAAAAGGCTCTCTCCGATCACTTAGGAATCAAAGAAAACCCCTATGATTAA
- a CDS encoding bile acid:sodium symporter family protein — protein MHTLTNISHWAGKYFAPLVILAAVFAYFFSELAVLSNAINILLGIVMFGMGLTLKATDFSMIFKKPAHVIIGVLLQFTVMPLLALFIVWLFGFPPEIAIGIILLGSVPGGTASNVMVYLAKGDVPLSVTMTTLSTLLAPIATPFIMYLVANNWLPVDPFDLFLSITQIVLIPIILGIIVNSFFSRGVQKVTTALPLVSVTAIILIVMGVVAANADNIIDVGLPIFAAAVLHNGGGYLLGYWIAKLLNVDPAQCRAVSIEVGMQNSGLASGLGAAHFSPLAALPGAIFSVWHNISGPILANYWSRKHHGKNDKNEGYR, from the coding sequence TTGCACACACTTACAAACATTAGCCACTGGGCCGGCAAATACTTTGCCCCGCTCGTCATCTTAGCCGCGGTTTTTGCTTATTTTTTTTCGGAATTAGCCGTCTTGTCAAATGCGATAAATATTCTTCTCGGGATCGTCATGTTTGGCATGGGTTTAACGTTAAAGGCGACGGATTTCTCGATGATTTTCAAAAAACCTGCCCATGTCATTATTGGCGTTCTTTTGCAATTTACGGTAATGCCGCTGCTCGCGCTGTTCATTGTCTGGTTATTCGGTTTTCCGCCTGAAATTGCCATAGGGATTATTCTTTTGGGATCGGTACCCGGCGGGACAGCTTCTAACGTAATGGTTTATTTGGCGAAAGGAGATGTGCCTTTATCGGTAACGATGACGACGCTTTCCACGCTACTCGCGCCTATTGCCACGCCGTTTATCATGTATTTGGTTGCCAATAACTGGCTCCCGGTAGATCCGTTTGATCTTTTTCTTTCGATTACACAGATTGTCCTTATTCCGATTATTCTTGGCATTATCGTTAATTCCTTCTTTAGCAGAGGGGTCCAGAAGGTGACAACGGCGTTGCCGCTTGTTTCCGTGACGGCGATTATTCTGATCGTTATGGGAGTCGTGGCTGCAAATGCGGATAACATTATTGATGTGGGGCTCCCGATATTTGCCGCAGCTGTTCTTCATAATGGCGGCGGTTATTTGTTGGGCTATTGGATCGCGAAGTTATTAAACGTCGATCCCGCCCAATGCCGGGCGGTTTCCATCGAGGTTGGGATGCAGAATTCAGGTCTTGCTTCCGGTCTTGGAGCTGCCCATTTCAGCCCTTTGGCTGCTCTCCCCGGCGCGATTTTTAGCGTATGGCACAATATTTCGGGACCGATCCTCGCGAATTATTGGAGCCGAAAACATCACGGAAAAAACGATAAAAATGAGGGATACCGATGA
- a CDS encoding M20 metallopeptidase family protein, producing the protein MTLADIEKLEALFSDVVQWRRHLHTYPELSFHEVETPAFIAEKLEALELEVKRNVGGRGVVAYLRGEKPGPTIALRADFDALPIEEENDVSYKSQNPGVMHACGHDGHTAALLGVASVLAEKKTDIHGTIVFLFQHAEEKPPGGAQEMIKDGCLEGVDAVYGAHVASDIPLGQVNVTSGPIMAAVDAFTIHVQGKGGHGARPHHTKDAVVAGTQLVTELQQIVARRVDPMDTAVVTVGVFQAGTAFNVIADSAHIEGTVRTFTQKTREQIEEEIRSIVGGVEASTHVICNVDYLNGYPPLVNHAQETGILGEVAEEALGEGAPISRSAHLGGEDFAFYLEEKPGAFFHVGARTDDESTHYPHHHPRFNFDEEALLNIGKLFLGIVEKYV; encoded by the coding sequence ATGACCTTAGCAGATATTGAAAAACTAGAAGCATTGTTTTCCGATGTTGTGCAGTGGCGGCGCCACTTGCACACCTATCCGGAGCTTTCCTTTCATGAAGTTGAAACACCGGCGTTTATTGCCGAGAAGCTGGAAGCGTTAGAATTGGAAGTGAAACGAAACGTCGGCGGTCGCGGCGTTGTTGCTTACCTTCGCGGCGAAAAACCCGGTCCGACGATTGCCCTTCGCGCAGATTTTGACGCGCTGCCGATTGAAGAGGAAAACGATGTATCCTATAAATCCCAAAATCCCGGCGTGATGCATGCATGCGGCCACGATGGCCATACGGCGGCGTTGCTCGGCGTCGCAAGTGTTTTGGCGGAAAAAAAGACAGACATACACGGGACGATCGTTTTTCTTTTTCAGCATGCGGAAGAAAAGCCACCGGGTGGGGCGCAAGAGATGATTAAAGACGGCTGTCTTGAGGGGGTAGACGCTGTTTATGGCGCTCATGTCGCCTCCGATATCCCCCTCGGGCAAGTCAACGTCACGAGCGGTCCGATTATGGCGGCGGTAGATGCATTTACCATTCATGTTCAAGGCAAAGGCGGTCACGGCGCGCGTCCGCATCATACGAAAGATGCCGTGGTTGCGGGAACGCAGCTTGTTACTGAACTGCAACAAATCGTCGCCCGGCGCGTAGACCCAATGGATACAGCGGTCGTAACCGTTGGTGTTTTTCAAGCGGGAACCGCGTTTAACGTGATCGCGGATTCGGCGCATATTGAAGGCACGGTGCGAACATTCACTCAAAAAACACGCGAGCAAATCGAGGAGGAAATCCGTTCGATCGTAGGAGGCGTGGAAGCGTCGACGCATGTGATCTGCAACGTTGATTATTTGAACGGGTACCCGCCACTTGTAAATCATGCGCAGGAAACGGGCATACTTGGCGAGGTGGCAGAAGAAGCGTTGGGAGAGGGAGCGCCGATTTCCAGGTCGGCTCATCTCGGCGGGGAAGACTTCGCTTTTTATTTGGAAGAAAAGCCGGGCGCGTTTTTCCACGTCGGAGCACGGACGGACGACGAGAGCACTCATTATCCCCACCATCACCCCCGCTTTAATTTTGATGAAGAGGCATTGCTCAATATCGGGAAGCTGTTTTTGGGGATTGTGGAGAAGTATGTGTAA
- a CDS encoding type II toxin-antitoxin system PemK/MazF family toxin: MNEETKKQLDRLLDQMYSILHMVDNDEAVSYIEWMLQKAQLRYQQQYKKHLFPILYRHIYWAHWGINVGNEQDKHRPVLVIRSEKKSPICAVVPLTTQRLEDRLWYHIDLKGLNNTALVEHFRVISKDRIDGQLRKAGDFAKAVDEDMQQILKEIKRLYATPPPKRKK, translated from the coding sequence ATGAATGAAGAGACAAAAAAGCAATTAGACAGGTTGTTAGACCAGATGTATAGCATACTCCACATGGTAGACAATGATGAAGCGGTCAGTTACATAGAATGGATGTTACAAAAAGCCCAATTACGGTATCAACAACAATATAAAAAACACCTTTTTCCGATCCTTTATCGTCACATATATTGGGCGCATTGGGGAATCAACGTGGGCAACGAGCAGGATAAGCATCGGCCTGTATTAGTCATTCGATCCGAGAAAAAATCACCCATTTGTGCAGTGGTTCCGTTAACAACACAACGGTTGGAAGATCGGCTTTGGTATCATATAGATTTGAAAGGTTTGAACAATACCGCGTTAGTCGAACACTTTCGAGTGATTTCAAAAGATCGAATTGACGGACAGCTCCGTAAGGCTGGTGACTTTGCAAAAGCTGTGGATGAAGACATGCAACAGATTCTGAAAGAAATTAAACGATTGTACGCGACACCCCCTCCCAAACGTAAAAAGTGA
- a CDS encoding protein kinase domain-containing protein, with the protein MIWHEMDDVAFALKEKHDFRWLKKFGNVFTVFNDQASGNLCFGVKSTGVKRFIKYAGAQPLRYFGKTDDAVEQLKKAKLNYEFLKHPSLVRLVHHEELKNGYVLQFDWADGKNMRHLNIDHLTFQERLNILDTIYAFHAFVEKKKFVSVGFRDESLIYDKDAGKVKICDIGHYERAPFTNDLERPPGSRRFMAPEEFQIGEILDERTNVYRMGAAAFSFLGKDPSLAESPIHKVAKRATSKQKEYRFQTVKEFYEVWKKALDVTIDVWGF; encoded by the coding sequence GTGATTTGGCATGAAATGGACGATGTTGCGTTTGCATTGAAGGAAAAACATGATTTTCGCTGGCTAAAGAAGTTCGGAAACGTATTCACCGTGTTTAATGATCAAGCTTCCGGCAATCTTTGTTTTGGTGTTAAATCGACCGGTGTGAAACGGTTTATTAAATATGCCGGCGCTCAGCCATTAAGGTATTTCGGAAAAACGGACGATGCAGTTGAACAATTAAAAAAAGCGAAATTGAACTATGAATTTTTGAAGCACCCTTCCCTCGTCCGCCTCGTCCATCACGAAGAATTAAAAAACGGCTATGTTCTCCAATTTGACTGGGCAGATGGAAAGAATATGCGACATCTGAACATTGATCATTTAACTTTTCAAGAAAGACTGAACATATTGGATACGATCTACGCGTTCCACGCATTTGTCGAGAAAAAGAAGTTCGTATCGGTCGGTTTTCGCGATGAGAGCCTCATTTATGATAAGGACGCCGGGAAAGTGAAAATCTGTGATATTGGCCATTACGAAAGGGCACCGTTCACCAATGACTTGGAACGTCCGCCCGGCTCAAGGCGTTTCATGGCACCGGAGGAGTTCCAAATCGGCGAAATTCTTGATGAGCGAACGAATGTTTATAGAATGGGTGCAGCCGCTTTTTCATTTCTGGGCAAAGATCCAAGTTTAGCTGAAAGCCCTATCCATAAAGTCGCAAAAAGAGCCACCAGCAAACAAAAAGAGTACCGTTTCCAAACGGTAAAAGAATTCTACGAAGTCTGGAAAAAAGCCCTCGACGTTACGATTGACGTGTGGGGATTTTAA
- a CDS encoding amidase, translating to MLTENQYLSLDATEMAKMVKNGDITHVELVDASTQRKEKVNPTLNAVIYDRNEHARNQQHSPGPFSGVPLLLKNISQTIKGEPMTAGAKLMKGNIAKQDSYLVQKLREQGFVFTGYTNTPEFGLKNITEPELFGPTRNPWNVNHSPGGSSGGSAAAVASGIVPMVGASDGGGSIRIPASFTGLFGLKPTRGRMPVGPGIGRQWQGAATDFVLSRTVRDSAVLLDGLQVLQPEAAFHWPRYEGVYADDMSKPFSKPLRIAFSNRSPVGTEVSEDAKEALQKVLTFLETEGHEVEEVDNGIDGVALMEQYYLMNSGEMSALRVNIEESLGRSLTPDDIEIETWVLSEAGQTVSAATFTRSLAAWDTAAAKMAEIHDAYDLYLTPATAYTAPSVGELTHSQAERQTLIRAIEREKHDPLPVLYDMFLPSLTYSPFSQLANLTGQPAASMPVHIAENGLPIGVQAMASKGNEDLLLRLAHQLEQSDLWEVVCVSGSDRN from the coding sequence ATGCTCACTGAAAATCAATACTTATCGTTGGACGCTACGGAAATGGCGAAAATGGTCAAAAATGGAGACATCACCCACGTTGAACTTGTCGATGCTAGTACGCAACGTAAAGAAAAAGTGAATCCCACGTTGAATGCCGTCATTTACGACCGAAATGAGCACGCGAGAAATCAACAACATTCGCCTGGCCCTTTTTCCGGTGTGCCCCTTCTTTTGAAAAATATCTCTCAAACGATAAAAGGGGAGCCAATGACGGCAGGGGCGAAGTTGATGAAGGGTAATATCGCGAAACAGGATAGCTACCTCGTCCAAAAGTTGCGTGAGCAAGGATTTGTTTTTACAGGTTATACGAATACGCCGGAGTTCGGTTTGAAGAATATTACGGAGCCGGAGCTCTTCGGCCCTACGAGGAATCCTTGGAATGTAAATCATTCCCCGGGTGGATCAAGCGGTGGATCTGCGGCTGCTGTTGCTTCTGGGATTGTGCCGATGGTAGGCGCGAGTGACGGCGGTGGATCCATTCGAATACCCGCTTCTTTTACGGGGCTATTCGGATTAAAACCAACAAGAGGACGCATGCCTGTCGGGCCGGGGATCGGTCGGCAATGGCAAGGCGCGGCCACCGATTTCGTGCTTTCAAGGACAGTTAGGGACAGCGCCGTGCTCCTTGATGGCCTGCAAGTTCTGCAGCCGGAAGCTGCTTTTCATTGGCCTCGATATGAAGGGGTTTATGCAGACGATATGTCCAAACCTTTTTCGAAGCCGCTGCGGATAGCTTTTTCAAATCGTTCGCCTGTGGGAACCGAAGTTTCTGAAGATGCGAAGGAAGCGCTCCAAAAAGTGTTAACGTTTCTGGAAACGGAAGGGCATGAGGTTGAAGAGGTCGATAACGGGATCGACGGCGTGGCGCTAATGGAACAGTACTACCTCATGAACAGTGGTGAAATGTCCGCGTTGAGGGTGAATATCGAGGAATCACTCGGGCGCTCGCTTACACCTGATGATATAGAAATCGAAACGTGGGTGCTCAGTGAAGCGGGACAAACCGTGAGCGCGGCAACGTTCACGCGCAGCTTGGCAGCATGGGATACTGCCGCGGCGAAAATGGCCGAAATTCATGATGCGTATGATCTTTATTTAACACCGGCAACCGCGTATACCGCACCGAGTGTCGGTGAACTCACGCATTCTCAAGCTGAACGCCAGACACTTATCCGGGCCATCGAACGTGAAAAACACGACCCGCTTCCGGTTTTGTATGATATGTTTTTGCCGAGTCTCACGTATTCCCCTTTTTCCCAGTTGGCGAATTTAACCGGACAACCAGCGGCGTCCATGCCCGTTCACATCGCCGAAAACGGATTGCCCATCGGCGTGCAGGCGATGGCGTCGAAAGGAAATGAGGATCTTCTTTTGCGACTCGCCCATCAGTTGGAACAATCAGATCTTTGGGAAGTCGTGTGTGTTTCGGGGAGTGACCGTAATTAA
- a CDS encoding Uma2 family endonuclease, protein MKRSQDKKSTIQEQPATYDDYAQLPDDGRRYELAAGALELMSPAPTPKHQVICSRLLSTLMGSCENEYISVVSPIDLILANTEVRQPDLIMIHRNNKEIITQRGIEGTPDLVAEILSPHSIKRDKQDKLYTYENYQIPEYWIVDPANETLEQYVLTEQHYKLENIFEKKDNVHSERIPCVSFAMEQILDAAGDLPG, encoded by the coding sequence ATGAAAAGATCGCAAGATAAAAAATCGACCATCCAAGAACAACCCGCGACTTATGATGATTATGCACAACTTCCCGATGACGGTCGTCGTTACGAATTAGCCGCCGGCGCGTTAGAATTGATGTCACCCGCTCCCACGCCCAAGCATCAAGTGATTTGCTCCAGGCTGCTATCCACCCTAATGGGAAGTTGTGAAAATGAATACATCTCAGTTGTCTCGCCCATCGACCTTATTTTAGCAAACACGGAAGTTCGTCAGCCTGACCTTATTATGATCCACCGTAACAATAAGGAAATCATCACACAGCGAGGCATTGAGGGCACGCCTGATTTGGTGGCTGAAATCTTATCCCCGCATTCCATCAAAAGAGACAAGCAAGATAAACTTTACACATATGAAAACTACCAAATCCCCGAGTATTGGATTGTCGATCCTGCCAACGAAACATTGGAACAATATGTTCTGACCGAACAGCATTATAAACTTGAAAATATCTTCGAAAAAAAAGATAATGTCCATTCCGAGCGTATTCCATGCGTTTCTTTTGCCATGGAGCAAATTTTAGATGCAGCGGGTGATTTGCCGGGTTAA
- a CDS encoding M24 family metallopeptidase, translating into MLITDSGGKRTFRFHLSEYRERLYHTKKKMQEKGMDVLLITDPANMNYLTGYDAWTFYVGQIVVVSVDEEEPMWIGRDQDVNGAHITAWLNEKNIIPCPEAYYHSDQKHPMDFFAKLVHLMGKSNRTIGVEMDMYYFTATTYEALKRALPNATLKNANALVNWVRLVKSDQEIEYMRKAATLAENAMSVGIEQIDAGVRENEVVADVYHELIAGTDKFGGDYPAVAPLIPSGDDTSALHVTWSDRKFQANDFAIIKLAGCFSRYHAPLSRTIAIGETPEKIKEAGKRCVEGLHVALGTIKPGATCEEVEAAWRRSAEKHGVLKDTFLGYSVGSNYPPDWGSHTANLRRGDRTVLKPNMTFHMIPRLWIGDLGIEVSETLRVTENKCETLTEFERRLFVK; encoded by the coding sequence ATGCTTATTACCGATAGCGGGGGCAAAAGAACATTCCGATTCCATCTGTCCGAGTACAGGGAAAGGCTTTATCATACGAAGAAAAAGATGCAGGAAAAAGGGATGGATGTCTTGCTCATTACCGATCCGGCTAATATGAATTATCTCACCGGCTATGATGCCTGGACGTTTTATGTCGGTCAAATCGTAGTGGTGAGCGTTGATGAAGAGGAGCCGATGTGGATCGGGCGAGATCAAGATGTGAATGGCGCGCATATAACGGCTTGGTTGAATGAAAAAAACATTATTCCTTGCCCCGAAGCGTATTATCATTCCGATCAAAAACATCCGATGGATTTTTTCGCAAAGCTCGTTCATCTCATGGGGAAATCCAACCGGACGATCGGCGTGGAAATGGATATGTATTATTTCACGGCTACAACCTATGAAGCATTGAAACGCGCGTTGCCTAACGCAACCCTCAAGAACGCAAATGCGCTTGTGAATTGGGTTCGCCTCGTGAAATCCGATCAAGAAATTGAGTATATGAGAAAGGCGGCAACTTTGGCGGAAAATGCGATGAGCGTTGGCATTGAACAGATAGACGCTGGCGTGCGGGAAAACGAAGTCGTTGCCGACGTATACCATGAACTGATCGCCGGGACGGATAAGTTTGGCGGCGATTATCCGGCGGTGGCGCCGTTAATTCCATCGGGAGATGATACGAGCGCGCTGCATGTCACGTGGAGCGACCGAAAATTTCAGGCAAATGATTTTGCTATTATAAAGCTAGCAGGCTGTTTTTCCAGGTATCACGCACCGCTGTCGCGAACCATCGCCATTGGTGAAACGCCGGAGAAAATAAAAGAAGCCGGAAAACGCTGTGTAGAAGGATTACACGTTGCGCTTGGCACGATCAAACCTGGGGCAACATGTGAAGAAGTTGAAGCGGCCTGGCGGCGGTCAGCAGAAAAACACGGCGTTTTAAAAGATACCTTCCTTGGGTATTCCGTCGGCTCCAACTACCCGCCCGATTGGGGAAGCCATACCGCGAACCTTCGCCGAGGGGACCGGACAGTGCTAAAGCCAAACATGACCTTTCACATGATCCCGAGACTATGGATCGGTGATCTAGGCATTGAGGTGAGTGAAACGTTGCGGGTGACGGAGAACAAGTGCGAAACATTGACGGAGTTCGAGCGGAGATTGTTTGTGAAATAA
- a CDS encoding ABC transporter ATP-binding protein gives MKVHLEQVNKTFPKGKKESLHVLHDIDLKIEAGEFVSLLGPSGCGKSTILNLIAGLDSPTSGEVLVNDKNVKGPGTDRVVVFQQGGLFPWMNVLDNVTYGLLLKKMSKKEAEEKAMEGLRMVHLGNFTKAFPHELSGGMKQRVAIARSLVMDPDVLLMDEPFAALDEQTRIILHQELQEIWQKTGKTILFITHNIREALTLSERVLLMSTRPGAIKKSFTVQAARPRDPSDSVLVNLEKRIMSELEEEMEKVLKEEFGDDYRLKTSAVRDRDRDHMGDYI, from the coding sequence ATGAAGGTGCATTTGGAGCAAGTAAATAAAACGTTTCCCAAAGGTAAAAAAGAATCGCTCCACGTCCTCCATGATATAGATCTCAAGATTGAAGCAGGGGAGTTCGTTTCTTTATTGGGTCCTTCGGGGTGTGGAAAATCCACGATCCTAAACTTAATTGCTGGTTTGGACAGTCCCACTTCAGGAGAGGTGTTGGTTAACGACAAAAACGTAAAAGGACCGGGGACGGACCGGGTCGTCGTCTTTCAACAAGGCGGGTTGTTTCCATGGATGAACGTGCTGGATAACGTTACATATGGCTTGCTTTTGAAGAAAATGAGCAAAAAAGAAGCGGAAGAGAAGGCAATGGAAGGGTTGCGGATGGTCCATCTCGGCAATTTCACGAAAGCTTTTCCCCATGAGCTCTCAGGCGGAATGAAGCAACGGGTAGCGATTGCGCGTTCTCTCGTCATGGATCCTGACGTGCTTTTAATGGATGAACCTTTTGCCGCGCTTGATGAACAAACACGTATTATTTTGCATCAAGAGCTTCAGGAAATTTGGCAAAAGACCGGAAAAACGATTCTTTTTATTACCCATAATATTCGTGAAGCGTTGACGCTCTCGGAACGTGTATTATTAATGAGCACGCGTCCGGGCGCAATTAAAAAATCATTTACGGTGCAGGCGGCGCGGCCGAGGGATCCTTCCGACAGCGTGCTCGTAAACTTGGAAAAACGGATTATGAGCGAATTGGAAGAAGAGATGGAGAAAGTGTTGAAGGAGGAGTTTGGGGATGATTACCGCCTTAAGACGAGTGCTGTTCGTGATCGTGATCGTGACCATATGGGAGATTATATCTAA
- a CDS encoding ABC transporter permease: MITALRRVLFVIVIVTIWEIISKTNLFPTFMFPPLLIPNDPGGITVLGTLVDGLITGQILEATGVTLGRLLIGFSIAIVLGLTFGFLIARFKWVDDTLGFFVTALQSIPSIVWFPLAIVWFGLGNVAILFIVAIGATWTMTVNSSAGFKNVPSIYLNAARTLGSSGTHLARTVILPASVPHIISGLRVAWAFAWRAIMAGELLGAAGGLGYLLDMGRSLQSMDLVLSIMIVIGIIGTIMDNQVFLRMERSVARKWGLGA; this comes from the coding sequence ATGATTACCGCCTTAAGACGAGTGCTGTTCGTGATCGTGATCGTGACCATATGGGAGATTATATCTAAAACCAATCTGTTCCCGACATTCATGTTTCCTCCTTTGTTGATTCCGAATGATCCGGGCGGGATTACTGTATTGGGAACACTCGTGGATGGCCTAATCACGGGTCAAATTCTGGAAGCGACCGGGGTGACGCTTGGGCGTTTATTAATCGGTTTTTCCATTGCGATCGTGCTCGGCCTTACGTTTGGATTTTTGATTGCCCGTTTTAAATGGGTCGATGACACGCTTGGTTTTTTTGTCACTGCCTTGCAGTCGATTCCGAGTATTGTCTGGTTTCCGCTCGCGATCGTCTGGTTTGGGCTCGGGAATGTGGCGATTTTATTTATTGTCGCCATTGGTGCGACATGGACGATGACGGTGAATTCCAGCGCCGGATTTAAAAATGTCCCTAGCATTTACTTGAATGCTGCCCGCACGTTGGGCTCATCGGGGACGCATTTGGCACGGACGGTGATTTTGCCCGCTTCGGTGCCGCACATCATTTCCGGCCTTCGTGTTGCTTGGGCGTTTGCGTGGCGAGCGATTATGGCCGGTGAATTATTAGGCGCCGCTGGTGGCCTTGGCTATCTTTTGGATATGGGCCGTTCGTTGCAATCGATGGATCTCGTGCTGTCGATTATGATCGTGATCGGGATCATCGGGACGATTATGGATAATCAAGTATTCTTAAGAATGGAGCGCTCCGTCGCTAGAAAATGGGGACTTGGAGCTTAA